One Archangium violaceum genomic window, TGTCGCGGTTGTTGACGATCAGGTTGAGGACGGCGACGCTCGTCTCGTTGATGTCGTTGACGATGGAGGTGGCGCGGCCCGAGAGGATGGAGAAGGCCACGACGGCGGGAATGGCCGTGAGCAGACCGAAGCCGGTGCAGTTCATGGCTTCGGAAATACCGTTGGCGAGAATGGTCGCCTTGTCGGCCGGGTTCACGTTGGCCACGGCCTCGAAGCAGGCGATCAGACCGGACACCGTACCGAGCAGACCGGCGAGCATCGCCGCGTTGCCGAGCATGGCGAGGTAACCGGTGCGGGCCTCGATCTTCGGCGTCTCACGCAGGCTGGCCTCGTCGAGCGCGGCCTGGACCTCTTCCTCGCCCTTGGGAACGTTCATCAGGCCGGCCTTGATGACCTGAGTGAGCGGCGTCTGCTTCTGGCCGGCCACGTAGTTGATGGCCTTGTCCAGGTCACCGGCGTAGATGTGCTTCTTCAGGCCGCGCAGGAACGCGTCCTTGTTGATGGCCGCCTTGCCGAACAGAACGATACCGCGCTCGATCATGATGGCCAGCGCAAACACCAGGCAGACGGCGATGGGGTACATACCCCACTGACCCGCCTCCCAGCGCTTGGCGACTTCCTCGAAGAAGCCGCGCTCGGGGCCTCCGGCGTTGGCGAGGATGGTCAGATTCGTCAAAAACCCCGTGTTCATTGCTTTATGGCCTCCAGAGAGGGGCGTGCCCGACGTGGCGGGCCTTGCCTTCCAGGTAGTTCCCCATGCGGACTCCCACATGGCTTGCCGCCCGGGATTGGCATGAATGGACGCCGGACTTTAGGAACGGCATCTCATGGGTGTCAAGGCACGGCCAGTGCTCTTAGTTGCTGAAATCTCATGAGAATTTTGTGATCAGACACTGATAGGCCGGCAGGTGTGATGGCGGACGGACAGTTCCCACCGTGATGGGTCGCCTGCTTGACGACATCCGGGGGTGGGGCTAAGGGCGGCCGGATCATGGCTCGAAAGCGGATCGGCGAGCTGCTCCTGGAGAGGGGGGCGATCACCGCGGCCCAGTTGGAAGCGGCGCTCCACGCGCAACAGCGGACCCATCAGCGGCTGGGGGCCGCGCTGGTGTCGCTGGGCGCCATCACCGAGAAGACCCTGGCCCACGCGCTCAGCGAGGCCCTGGGCGTGCCGGTGATGGATCTGACGGCCCGGACCCCGGACTGGAGCGCCATCCACCTGCTGCGCCCGCGCTTCTGCGAGCAGCACGAGCTGTTCCCCGTGGCCCTGGAGACCCTGGGCGGGCGCCGGCTGCTGGTGGTGGCCATGGCCGACCCGCTCGACTCCGCCGCCATCCAGGAG contains:
- a CDS encoding MotA/TolQ/ExbB proton channel family protein, whose product is MNTGFLTNLTILANAGGPERGFFEEVAKRWEAGQWGMYPIAVCLVFALAIMIERGIVLFGKAAINKDAFLRGLKKHIYAGDLDKAINYVAGQKQTPLTQVIKAGLMNVPKGEEEVQAALDEASLRETPKIEARTGYLAMLGNAAMLAGLLGTVSGLIACFEAVANVNPADKATILANGISEAMNCTGFGLLTAIPAVVAFSILSGRATSIVNDINETSVAVLNLIVNNRDKFKNATVSAAAGRHDEE